One genomic window of Trichomycterus rosablanca isolate fTriRos1 chromosome 1, fTriRos1.hap1, whole genome shotgun sequence includes the following:
- the LOC134321730 gene encoding transmembrane protein 80-like isoform X2 — protein MAMGRPGRSTIALSSVILQILIYLSAFYSLFYFLSNLCLIIYKSQVLSYPDSYLTLDVALLLLMVAFEILRVYWGIRGNLQESAKFICSSLIFTAFTLLFSVYFLLWQSYVLRADVIINTILLCICGLTGAVGFGALARFTSVY, from the exons ATGGCGATGGGACGACCGG GCAGGAGTACCATTGCT CTCTCCTCTGTGATCCTCCAAATTCTAATTTACCTCTCTGCATTCTACAGCCTTTTCTACTTTCTTTCTAACCTCTGTTTGATCATCTACAAAA GCCAAGTGCTGAGTTACCCTGACAGTTATTTGACTCTGGATGTGGCTTTGCTTCTGCTTATGGTTGCCTTTGAAATACTAAGAGTATACTGGG GAATCAGGGGGAACTTGCAGGAGAGTGCGAAATTCATATGTTCCAGTCTAATTTTTACAGCATTCACACTCCTTTTCTCAGTGTATTTCCTGCTGTGGCAGTCATATGTGCTGAGAGCGGATGTGATCATTAACACCATATTGCTCTGCATCTGTGGCCTTACTGGAGCTGTGGGATTTGGAGCCCTTGCACGCTTTACCAG TGTATACTGA
- the LOC134321730 gene encoding transmembrane protein 80-like isoform X1 has product MAMGRPGRSTIALSSVILQILIYLSAFYSLFYFLSNLCLIIYKSQVLSYPDSYLTLDVALLLLMVAFEILRVYWGIRGNLQESAKFICSSLIFTAFTLLFSVYFLLWQSYVLRADVIINTILLCICGLTGAVGFGALARFTRSDLRG; this is encoded by the exons ATGGCGATGGGACGACCGG GCAGGAGTACCATTGCT CTCTCCTCTGTGATCCTCCAAATTCTAATTTACCTCTCTGCATTCTACAGCCTTTTCTACTTTCTTTCTAACCTCTGTTTGATCATCTACAAAA GCCAAGTGCTGAGTTACCCTGACAGTTATTTGACTCTGGATGTGGCTTTGCTTCTGCTTATGGTTGCCTTTGAAATACTAAGAGTATACTGGG GAATCAGGGGGAACTTGCAGGAGAGTGCGAAATTCATATGTTCCAGTCTAATTTTTACAGCATTCACACTCCTTTTCTCAGTGTATTTCCTGCTGTGGCAGTCATATGTGCTGAGAGCGGATGTGATCATTAACACCATATTGCTCTGCATCTGTGGCCTTACTGGAGCTGTGGGATTTGGAGCCCTTGCACGCTTTACCAGGTCAGACCTCAGGGGTTAG